From one Candidatus Dependentiae bacterium genomic stretch:
- a CDS encoding undecaprenyl/decaprenyl-phosphate alpha-N-acetylglucosaminyl 1-phosphate transferase, whose amino-acid sequence MKAVLARHIFCFVFPILFALYLFPILIKIATRFNILDNPDGRVKIHKNPVPYLGGLGIYIPFIATLAIAYPFDNYILWLLLGVTFLLFVGLIDDLKALKPLQKFAGQIIAVICFLKGGYALKHIFFSDILNVFVSAFWMLSVINAFNLIDIMDGLLATVSILSGVSFFVVALYLKQYTLSILILTFISPFFVFLFYNKPDAKIYSGDAGALFAGGFFAAIPQLFNWSNISHLAYYTPAILLAIPMLEILFLVIIRTYKKMPFYRPSPDHFALYLKRKKWAVIKILKFVFLISIILFIVSILFLLKIISFNVLILFGILFLLFWTYIIYF is encoded by the coding sequence ATGAAAGCTGTTCTTGCAAGACATATATTTTGTTTTGTTTTTCCAATATTATTTGCATTATATCTTTTTCCAATATTAATAAAAATTGCAACGCGATTTAATATTTTAGATAATCCTGACGGTAGGGTTAAAATTCATAAAAATCCTGTGCCATACTTGGGTGGTCTGGGAATTTATATTCCTTTTATAGCGACTCTTGCTATTGCATATCCGTTTGATAATTATATTTTATGGCTATTATTGGGGGTTACATTTTTATTATTTGTTGGACTTATAGACGATCTTAAAGCATTAAAACCACTACAAAAATTCGCAGGACAAATTATAGCAGTGATATGTTTTTTAAAGGGAGGTTATGCTTTAAAACATATATTTTTTTCAGATATATTAAATGTTTTTGTATCGGCATTTTGGATGCTTTCCGTTATAAATGCTTTTAATTTAATTGATATTATGGATGGTCTATTGGCTACAGTTTCAATATTATCCGGAGTCTCTTTTTTTGTTGTTGCCCTATATTTAAAACAGTATACTTTATCAATATTAATTTTAACTTTTATATCACCATTTTTTGTTTTTTTGTTTTACAATAAGCCTGATGCAAAAATATATTCGGGAGATGCGGGAGCTTTATTTGCAGGTGGCTTTTTTGCAGCAATTCCTCAACTTTTTAATTGGAGTAATATTTCACATTTGGCTTATTATACTCCGGCAATTTTATTGGCTATTCCTATGCTTGAAATATTATTTTTAGTCATTATTAGAACCTACAAAAAGATGCCTTTTTATAGACCTAGCCCGGATCATTTTGCTTTATACTTAAAACGAAAAAAATGGGCTGTAATAAAAATATTAAAATTTGTTTTTTTGATTTCTATTATTTTATTTATAGTTTCAATATTGTTTTTACTAAAAATAATATCTTTTAATGTTTTAATTTTATTTGGGATCTTATTTTTATTATTTTGGACTTATATTATTTATTTCTAA
- the lpxK gene encoding tetraacyldisaccharide 4'-kinase encodes MNKKKLNLVFINFWEKSYDFSQFSFIENIYKIIFYLVLIYKKNFLKPKQYPFKVISVGNISVGGTGKSVFVQFLVKNFSAFKCAIVMRGYKSKAEGDGKNYLIDLSTNKDILDQVGDEAVMLLNNLQCSIVVGANRAKSCDLLDNSYDIVFLDDAYQNFLIKKDFEILLLDATRPFSNGHCLPAGKLREKDISRADIIILTHADKLSVDALILLKNKLSINFDNENIFFGKHEFSGLYLWDKNFTSIEFLQNKKILAFAGIGSFDSFKNSLKDIGLKNLNFIEFQDHCNYTQQYFDNILNYYNSKNIDVLITTQKDWVKISKFFNNNIFIYVLRIEFNFLDHTDEKKFLTKLKNKLL; translated from the coding sequence GTGAATAAAAAAAAATTAAATTTGGTTTTTATTAATTTTTGGGAAAAGTCTTATGATTTTTCCCAATTTTCTTTTATAGAAAATATTTATAAAATTATTTTCTATTTGGTTCTAATTTATAAAAAAAATTTTTTAAAGCCCAAGCAATACCCTTTTAAGGTTATATCCGTTGGAAATATTTCTGTTGGCGGTACGGGTAAGTCAGTATTTGTACAATTTTTAGTAAAAAATTTTTCAGCATTTAAGTGTGCTATTGTTATGCGTGGTTACAAAAGTAAGGCTGAAGGTGATGGAAAAAATTATTTAATTGATCTTAGTACCAATAAAGATATTTTAGATCAAGTTGGCGATGAAGCGGTTATGTTACTTAATAATTTACAGTGCTCGATTGTTGTTGGCGCTAATAGAGCTAAGTCCTGTGATTTACTGGATAATTCGTATGATATAGTATTTCTTGACGACGCTTATCAAAATTTTTTAATTAAAAAAGATTTTGAAATATTGCTTTTAGATGCAACAAGGCCATTTTCAAATGGCCATTGCCTTCCCGCCGGGAAATTAAGAGAAAAAGATATTAGTCGGGCTGATATAATTATTTTAACTCATGCAGATAAGTTAAGTGTTGATGCCTTAATTTTATTAAAAAATAAGTTAAGCATAAATTTTGATAATGAAAATATTTTTTTTGGTAAGCATGAATTTTCAGGATTATATCTGTGGGATAAAAATTTTACATCTATTGAATTTTTACAAAATAAAAAAATATTGGCATTTGCCGGCATTGGTTCATTTGATTCTTTTAAAAATAGTTTAAAAGATATTGGTTTAAAAAATTTAAACTTTATAGAATTTCAAGATCATTGTAATTATACTCAACAGTATTTTGATAATATTTTAAATTATTATAATTCAAAAAATATAGATGTATTAATTACCACACAAAAAGATTGGGTAAAAATTTCTAAATTTTTTAATAATAATATTTTTATTTACGTACTAAGAATAGAATTTAATTTTTTGGATCATACTGATGAAAAAAAGTTTTTAACAAAATTAAAAAATAAACTATTATAA